Proteins from a genomic interval of Gadus macrocephalus chromosome 2, ASM3116895v1:
- the mrps34 gene encoding 28S ribosomal protein S34, mitochondrial yields the protein MVKKKRIRLIAEMARKVRAYRELKARPRDSQRYALDYDTMKRPFTGKTLPVLAWEDVRKESRLFSLLAGMRLFGVGRIFTRKSWVEDHPEPSYWQITKVKVDYTAENMDHGKAWGVLTSKGRSEAEPREVDKAVYHDWRLVPRHEEQRFRDFAPAPEGPVRYVAYPPLLRAVLLAQRRGAQGGGALGGGAAEPLLPLRRDVLLSKDYFRKQEQERRGEQGTPV from the exons AtggtgaagaagaagaggatCCGCCTGATCGCCGAGATGGCCCGCAAGGTCCGGGCGTACCGGGAGCTGAAGGCCCGGCCGCGGGACTCTCAGCGCTACGCCCTGGACTACGACACCATGAAGCGTCCGTTCACCGGGAAGACGCTGCCGGTGCTGGCCTGGGAGGACGTAAGGAAGGAGAGCCGCCTCTTCTCGCTGCTGGCCGGGATGAGGCTCTTCGGAGTCGGCCGCATCTTCACCCGCAAGTCGTGGGTGGAGGACCACCCGGAGCCAAGCTACTGGCAGATCACGAAGGTCAAGGTGGACTACACCGCGGAG AACATGGACCATGGAAAGGCCTGGGGAGTCCTCACCTCAAAAG ggcgGTCGGAGGCGGAGCCCCGCGAGGTGGACAAGGCCGTGTACCACGACTGGCGCCTGGTGCCACGGCACGAGGAGCAGCGCTTCAGGGACTTCGCGCCGGCCCCCGAGGGCCCGGTGCGCTACGTGGCCTACCCCCCCCTGCTGAGGGCCGTGCTGCTGGCCCAGCGCCGGGGCGCCCAGGGCGGGGGCGCCCTGGGCGGGGGCGCCGCGGAGCCCCTGCTGCCGCTGAGGAGGGACGTCCTGCTCAGCAAGGACTATTTCCGCAAGCAGGAgcaagagaggaggggggagcaggggaccccggtctga